A genome region from Microtus ochrogaster isolate Prairie Vole_2 chromosome 1, MicOch1.0, whole genome shotgun sequence includes the following:
- the Foxa1 gene encoding hepatocyte nuclear factor 3-alpha yields the protein MLGTVKMEGHESSDWNSYYADTQEAYSSVPVSNMNSGLGSMNSMNTYMTMNTMTTSGNMTPASFNMSYANPGLGAGLSPGAVAGMPGASAGAMNSMTAAGVTAMGAALSPGGMGSMGAQPAASMNGLSPYAAAMNPCMSPMAYAPSNLGRSRAGGGGDAKTFKRSYPHAKPPYSYISLITMAIQQAPSKMLTLSEIYQWIMDLFPYYRQNQQRWQNSIRHSLSFNDCFVKVARSPDKPGKGSYWTLHPDSGNMFENGCYLRRQKRFKCEKQPGAGGGSGGGGSKGGPESRKDPSGAGNPAESPLHRGVHGKAGQLEGAPAPGPAASPQTLDHSGATATGGASELKSPASSSAPPISSGPGALASVPPSHPAHGLAPHESQLHLKGDPHYSFNHPFSINNLMSSSEQQHKLDFKAYEQALQYSPYGATLPASLPLGSASVAARSPIEPSALEPAYYQGVYSRPVLNTS from the coding sequence GCCTACTCCTCTGTCCCTGTCAGCAATATGAACTCCGGCCTGGGCTCCATGAACTCCATGAACACCTACATGACcatgaacaccatgaccacgagCGGCAACATGACACCGGCTTCCTTCAACATGTCCTATGCCAACCCGGGCCTAGGAGCAGGCTTGAGTCCCGGTGCTGTGGCCGGCATGCCCGGGGCCTCTGCAGGCGCCATGAACAGCATGACGGCGGCAGGCGTCACTGCCATGGGTGCAGCGCTGAGCCCAGGAGGCATGGGCTCCATGGGCGCGCAGCCCGCGGCCTCTATGAACGGCCTGAGCCCCTACGCGGCCGCCATGAACCCGTGCATGAGCCCCATGGCGTACGCGCCGTCCAACCTAGGCCGCAGCCGCGCCGGGGGCGGCGGCGACGCCAAGACGTTCAAGCGCAGCTACCCGCACGCCAAGCCGCCCTATTCCTACATCTCGCTCATCACCATGGCCATCCAGCAGGCGCCTAGTAAGATGCTCACGCTGAGTGAGATCTACCAGTGGATCATGGACCTCTTCCCCTATTACCGTCAAAACCAGCAGCGCTGGCAGAACTCCATCCGCCACTCGCTGTCTTTCAACGACTGTTTCGTCAAGGTGGCACGGTCCCCGGACAAGCCGGGCAAGGGCTCCTACTGGACGCTGCACCCGGACTCCGGCAACATGTTCGAGAACGGCTGCTATTTGCGCCGTCAAAAGCGCTTCAAGTGTGAGAAGCAGCCGGGGGCCGGAGGTGGGAGCGGGGGCGGCGGCTCCAAGGGTGGCCCCGAAAGCCGTAAGGACCCCTCCGGCGCCGGTAACCCCGCCGAGTCGCCCCTTCACCGGGGTGTGCACGGAAAGGCTGGTCAGCTAGAGGGCGCGCCGGCCCCCGGGCCCGCCGCCAGCCCCCAGACTCTGGACCACAGCGGGGCCACGGCGACAGGGGGCGCTTCGGAGTTGAAGTCCCCAGCCTCTTCCTCGGCGCCCCCCATAAGCTCCGGGCCAGGGGCGCTGGCATCTGTACCCCCGTCTCACCCGGCGCACGGCCTGGCACCCCACGAATCGCAGCTGCACCTGAAAGGGGACCCCCACTACTCATTTAACCACCCGTTCTCCATCAACAACCTCATGTCCTCCTCGGAGCAGCAGCACAAGCTGGACTTCAAGGCCTATGAGCAGGCGCTGCAGTACTCTCCCTATGGTGCCACCTTGCCCGCCAGTCTGCCCCTTGGCAGCGCCTCAGTGGCCGCAAGGAGCCCCATCGAGCCCTCAGCACTGGAGCCGGCCTACTACCAAGGTGTGTATTCCAGACCCGTGCTAAATACTTCCTAG